GCCATTTTGAGTCTGCGAGAGGAGGGAGCGAGAGGttcctggttttaaaccagagaggCCGGATGGTGAAATCCTCTCTCCAGCGGATACTCAATAGCCATTGCTTTGCCAGAGAAAAGGAAGGACATAAACGAACGATGCCCATCATGAGTATTATCAGTACCAGTAGTGACAGGTAGGCTCGCCCCCCTTTCGCACCAGGCCTGCTAGGCCTCAGCCTACCGGGCACCAGGTGACAGACCCACCCCTCCTTGGAGGGTTTCTGGTCATTGGCATTCTAGCTTTATTGGTGGGACGGGTTCCTCTATAAGGTAACTGCGATAGGCTGCCCAGTTGACTGTTTACCATGCTAGATATTTCATGCTACGTATGAAGGTGGGGCGAGGGGGGCTTAATTTCTCCGAAATATTTCCACTGTAGCCTTCCTTTTAGTGTAAATTTTGTCATCGTGATGGAGGATTGCAGATATGTTTATAGATGTTATTTTAGTGCAAGATATGCAGTTGAGGGTTACGGAATACATCGTATTAAAGGAGGTTGCACTTGTTAATAGGTGTGAATGTCGACGATTTAACGAGTTGGCTGTGTTCCCTggtacttctgttttctttcagttcCTGGATTCTCCCTTTGCAGAACGTTCTGGAAGGCCCTCCATTCTTTCGCGAACAAAAAAGGAACCTCCATATTTTTCCCTGCAgccgtcacttttttttttttaccttcatatATGCTAGAGAATGTCTCTGGAATATCATGCACAATTATTTATAAATTTCATATAATCGTTCTTTATTTCTTTAATTGGAACATTTATTTGCTTGATTGTTACTAATAAAATTCAAGTGTGTTTTCCAAATATTGTATCCGTCTCTTTTTGAGGTAATTTTGTCTTTACAAAAGCAATTTCTGCGTTACATATTCGGCTGTAACTGGACCTATTgcaattttaggttttagtggGGCCTAAAACGAAGTTGGACAGGACAGCCTCCTCAAAAAAAGCTGTTTGAATAAGCAGTCCGACCTCACTGCAGACGTTTAGTGCCACCCGAAATTGACTCTAGGGGGAATCAGGATTAAACATTTTCCAATTGCCCTTCAGGTAACCTCGGAGTCGCTCTAATGCGCCAGTGGGGAACATGACCATGTATGCGATGCCTGGGATGCGGGGGCCAAGTTGAGGCAACGAGTGGGTCTGCGGGTAGCTTTTTTTTCCCCCTGATGTAAGCCTGCCCGCAGGATAACAGTACTCTACAATAGAGGAAATTGTAGCGCATAAACAAGAGCGACGACAGCTCAGAAGGGGTAGAGCCACCTGGAGAGCGAAGGCTGGAGAGGGGCGGAgcagggtgggaggggtggggcatTCTGTGCGGCTAGTGTTTTCAATGGTTCTTTACCAAAGAGTTACCAGCCAGAACAGTCTAATAAAAGGGAACTGAGTGCCAaaggcccccccttttttttttctcttctggtCATTGGAGAAAGTAGAGGGTGTCCGACTACTTTTATGGCCGGTGGAAGATTTGTGAGGATTCAGTGGTTTGTACTTGGAAACCCGCAGTTCACTGAAAGTGAAGGCATACCAGTTTTTCTGACCTCGGCTCCTGTAGTCGAGCGTGATAGTTTAATGCTAAATGCTGATGTGATCCATGCCGTGAAAAACGCTCAGGAAGACGGATCTGTGGGGTTATGGGATGTATGAATTGGGATCAAACATTAAGGTACAACCAATGAATGTATGGAAGCGCATCAGGCCTTCGACCACCCTACAGGAGGCACTCATCAGCGGTGTTTATGGTACATGGACCTTAAACTGGAGATGCATGGAAATAATTATCCGGACGTTTACAAGAAGAATGTGGACTTAACGTAGCCCATTCGGTTGAAGCAGCAGATGGACTCTGATGGCGTTTTGAACTGAATGCCCCTTTCTCGTTTTTGATCCGAAACCTAGCCACCAAAGGTGTTTGAGGTAATGTGCCCAAGAGCACAATGCGTACTCCAGGTGAGATCCAAATGTAGGTTAACCTCACATAGCCAATAGTTACCCCTGGGTGTTTGCAGTTAAACGTAGCCGCCATTCACCTTCCCTGACTTTGGAATTTACATTCATCGTGTATCTCCCCCTAGGGTGATTGCTCGGTGTCACGGTTCCCGGAAAACGGACGAAACGTATTAAACGCTTTATGAAACCACGGGGCTGCACAAAGCGGTCTCGTAATCAGATTATACCGGCTCGATTATCTTGAGCGACCCAGTCCCAACAAATCTACTTTTAATAGTTAATGCAGAATTCAAATCGGGATCGTTtccacttccttttttttttttttttttttaaggagccaGGTTTCCCTCCGTTACTAGGTACATATAGTCAGTAGTCTTATATTTATACCATTAACTAGGCCTTAGATGGGAGTTTAGTGGTTCCGCTTACAATACTCTAGTTTCCTTTAACAATTAGTATAAGCCTATAACCAAATTAATAGCGTCAAAATGGTGGCATTGCGTGCCTGTGTATAAACTAGAGCTGCAAATGGCTGCTGGTTGATTGTGGAAATTTCCCCAAGGGCCTCGGTTGCTGCATCTGCTGAGATGACGCAACTGAGCAGCTCGGCTGCAGGGTGAgatggtgcatgggaggggcctGGGCTGCACATCTCTCGGTACAGTGTGAGCAGAAACTGGGCTGACGCCAAATGCAGGCAGACTGGCTTGTACATAGCGGCCTGATCTTAATATGCAGGCGGCATCAAGGCGCTTAACTGTGAACATTTAACACAGCGCATTCTTGACAAACCTGTGTTTAATTTACGCCTCTGGAACATGGCACCAAGGGTCACATCAGAGCTACTGGGGACACAACCGTGTACTGTCATCTACGAGATGAGTGTCTCTCCTGGTCCTCTGGCCGGGTATATAAGTGGCGCCCCCTTTAGATTCTGTCCTACTTGAAAGAAGCCCCCTCTTGCCTAGTTGAAACTCGACTCTAGATAGTTTAAATTGTTCCTAGTCTACCTTGTACCAGGATGTTTGCTCAGCCTTGATGTGTTTATTATGACCCCGGCTAATGTTAGTGTTCAAATTCACAATCACGTTGCATGTTTTCTAATTGCTTTTTTTCTCCCACAGTTCCATGGTTTCCATCAATTGCAGTAGTAACCTGGGTCCGGGGCCTCGGTGGTGCTCCTGATgtccctcacccacccctgaaGATCCCAGGTGGGCGAGGGAATAGTCAGTGGGATCACAATCTTTCAGCTAATCTATTTTATTCAGTGAGTATTATTTTCATGAAATTCCACTTCATTGCTTCTGTTAAGTTTTCAGCGTTTGTGTAGCAATTTTTTTTTGAGGTCTCGCCTTTCTACATTGTTGTGAGATGTTGAGTTGTGCTTTTTTTAACCATAAATATGTattggctgtaaaaaaaaaaaagtgcatggtGTATTTGTATATCCTTCCAAATGATAGTTGTGTGTGATATAATGGGCATCTTGTGACACATTGTGGTAGTTTGCACAacatgtgttttgggcaatttaaaCAATTTTAGTACCCGTAGTATGTTTGAATCCGAAGTGCTTGTGTTGAAATTATAAGTATCTTGTAGAAGTCGCATCAAACTACGATTTTAATTCCTCAAATTGACTATTGTATTAAAATTATACTGGGGGAAAATCGGAGTGGAAAGATGGGTGTGAAATTTTCTTTTTCCCTTCTCTGAAGGATAATCGGCTGAACGTAACAGAGGAACTTACTTCAAATAATAGGACACGAATCCTTAACGTCCAGTCCAAACTTACGGAAGCCAAGCTCGTGAACTGGAGAGCAGTTCTGAATAAAAACAACCTCTATATCGAGATACAGCCAGGCGCTCTCCCTGAAGGAAGTAAAGATAGGTATGCGCTTTGTGTGCTCGGGTTTGTTGTGTGACCTGGGGTGATTCTGCCTTTGCGTTGTCCGTctcaaacattactgtgtagacacGATAATCCTGTTTCACACACCGCCCTTTGAGAACCTTGACAGCGAGTCTAATTTTAGTTAGATTGTACAGATGTTGACTGACAAATAATTGAAGTGTACATTTCTAATTTGGCTTCCTTTTTGCTTCCTTTAGCTTTGCGGTTCTGCTTGAATTTGCTGAAGAACAACTGCAAGTTGACCACGTCTTTATTTGTTTCCACAAGAACAGAGATGACCGGGGTAAGGAGGGCACTCTCCTAATCACGTTTGTCCTGAATCCTTTTATTTCATAAAGTGCCTTAACTTGCAATAGCTGAGCTTGAACTCGTTGGCCTCCTATCCATTCCCAGCTTTGGGGCCAGTGTCCAAAGCAACTCCACATCCCGTTCCCTTAGTAGTTATGGGATACTAGTTGGCATTAAATTCATATCCGAGCCTGTTTATTACCTACACTTTACCTAATCTGCTGCCTTGGTGTCCCTCAGTACGTTATCTTGTATAAAAAGCAGGTACTGCAAGAGTACAACATATGCGAAGGGCCCATTGCAGAGCCCTGAAAGGGCGCTAGCTTGAGCTTGTTGGCAGTGCCACGGCTAGTTTGAGTTTCTGCTAGAAGGCAGTGTGCGCCAGGCCCCCGTGTAGTCCGCATGAATCTAGAGACTAAAATGCGCTGCTGCTCCCTCCGAAAGCGACGGCAGCATGAAACCTTGACTCTGTTCTGCATTGTTTctgtgggcgagcacaaagtgttcaaaccacgcccatgccacgtcagtcacttacactggttcgtgggcttgccttttaacatccgcttgctttcatttgtgaaaggcatgcatacgtcatgccttttctggtgtttagcccacctccacagcaccggtaaagtaccaaaaacatacaaggctcgattttcagcctggagtccggactatctattttccacgcagcacattCGCTctgcgttttacatagcgcgaACCTGCTgcgtgtggtgttttttttgtgtgctttacaacgctaatagttaactcgaacaaatgcgagacctgttgcattgaaaatgcttgtttaaacatgTTCCTAGTTTTTATTTTTCGAAGCGCAGCCAATGACCAGATAACTATTGGTGAGTGTGCGGTCTGGTATGTTTTAATTCTTGCGCTGGAGTTCCAACTTAATATTTTCCTGCAGTATCCCATTAAAATAACTTAAGTGAAGTTACCTGAGATTTTGGTGCTTCAATTCACTGTGGAGATAAGGGTTTGCCGTTTTAATTGTACCTTTGCTAATTTTCTTTACTTTGTGTAAGCTTCATGGCAGTTGCTGtgccgagctcactttcatgcatTTACCGAGGGTGCCAGCTGCAGGTGAATGCGACCGCTTAAAGTCCGACCATCACCACTTGACCCCATTATGGCCATGTGCAAACTGTTACATTCCATAAACATGTAGACTTGAATCTATCCGCTGTAGTAATGCATGTGGTGCTTGCAGTAGTTCTTCAGGACGCTCACCCTAATAGTGAAGGGTTTGCATTAATGAACCGTGTACACTTAAGTGCACGTGTAGAACCGATCCTGCCTTTGCAGAAAGTCTGCTTTCACAGCCACCCAGGCAGCTGTAGCGCTTGTGCAACGGGTGATAAACGTATTGGAGCGCTTATCACGTTGTTCAGTTAACTAATAAGTCGCATTTTGTGGCTTTCCCATGAAAGCATCTGATATTGGTAAATGTTTTATATAAAACTGGAATCCTTAGTGAACGGTGCTCTTGGCACAGCTGGAGAACCgatactacagtattcactgcactcaaaaaaactcgccccataatgcttgcGGGGCTTTAATTTTAGAAAACTTTTTGGGGGTTTACAGCAGCACGAAATTGGTCggaagagggtgggtggggggcgagCAGATGGCAGAAACGTGTGAAAAGTGCACAAGGGAGCAGCAGACAAACACTAGTAGCGTGGCTCAGTAGAGAAGTATTAACTAAAAAAGAGCTGTACCAAGGCACAATGACCCATGCGTGGGACAAATACAAAGGATGGAGACAATGATAAGCTGTAGGTGATCTCcaagcccacaacaggaaacaaaatGACCTGAAGTCAGTGCACATGGTGTCTTGGCGAGACCTGAAATGATCGCTGTCATTACGTGGGTTTGCACATGTGATACATGCACACAGCCAAGTTCTCACGATGCACGTCTGCAGAATGATGGAGTCGCATTATTGCACTGTTGTCCTGACCAGCtgaacctttaaaaaaaagtgtggtgtCAACGTTCTGTGCTGTTTATTTTGCTTTCTGTGGCACATACTTGAAGTAAAAATATAACCATCTTGCACAGGACAACCCAGATTAATTTCCTAACTAGATGCGCTCCACACTGGCATAATGCCTGTactcagttcttaatttgtaaattaagaggtgccggtgctcaaagcccttctcttaaacacgaggctgctgtatttaaatctcctagcactgaatactgaggcagggtactcctgaagccatcccgggcctcttcaatccttttacggccacccctgccccttcagctcaccctacaACTTTCTACTttgtccctttgtgacgctttttagtttttccttctttcacatgtcttttgcgcgcagcaaatgcttgaggcataagaataagccccgcccctcacaaataagtgccggtttTTAGCACCGGAATcgagcacacattaagcactaccTGTACTCCATCGTAGTGCCCAAGATGTATTGTCATCTCATTGCCTAGTAATCTGTCACGCAAATGTAACTTAATTATCGCAGAACACATTCACTCAGATCCAAACTCCATAAGGTGTGCACTGTTTCAATCACCTTGAGTTGTCCACATGATGAACTAACGATTGAACCAGATCAAAGCTAGTCCGCTGCAGAAAACAGCCAAGTTCTCCTTTTTCGCATGAAATGTGAGATCACAGCACATAGGTTTACCAAGCCTTCTGTTCTTCCATCACTGTTGTGGAAGAGGGGCGATAGCGTTAGGCTGTGAGGAGATAAGCTGGTCAGTTCACCACTGTTGCAGTGGGAAGTCCAGCTGTGCCCCTTTAAGTCCTTAACATGTCTTATAATACGTTTTGTCCCTTGCCAAGGCAGCCAATGGCCTGAAAGGAATTTGTAGTAAACTCCAGCCCAGTCTATTTTTCATTGGGCTGGTGCTAGATGGTACATTTGGTGGAGGCTAGGAGTTGGCCAGCGCCCACTCCCTGATGGTCCATTAATTGTGTCCCACTGAGATTGTCTTGGAGCAAAGTTTGGTGGGATACAATGTTGGTTCGAGTGGATTAAAATCTGCAGATCTTCTGCTTCTTAGTGTTCTAGACTGTACTGCTAGCGCTTTGTTTTTGACCACAGAACAGACGCAAGTCTAATACAATTACCTAAAGGAAATGTGCATTTAGATGGTTACTGCAGTGACCTCACGTGCAACCACTGCCTGGATTCTGACACTACCACGAGgctatgggtagatgaagatgatgatgacgaCTGAGGCATTAAGGATTATCTCTAGTGATGATTTTCGTTTTTATTTCAGCTGCATTGCTTCGTACCTTCAGCTTTTTGGGCTTTGAGATTGTGAGACCAGGTCATCCCCTTGTCCCCAAGAGACCAGATGCTTGCTTCATGGCGTACACCTTTGAAAGAGACTCTTCGGAAGAAGATTAGACAAGTCTTCGCATCTTTTAGAGCTTTCCTGTTGTCATTTGTAAAGATGAAATTGTGGAAATTGTCAACATCTATTACATTTGTTTTCGATGAGTGATGTTACGAGAGTGGAGAGTATACGTAGTGGGGATGTTGAGAATTTCAAAGTTTATCTGATTATTTTTGTCTCCATGTTGTGATTGTACGAATAAATGCTCACTCCAAATTGGTAGTATATTTCTTGACGTTTAATATTGTGTTTGATGCAGAAATATTTGCTTTGATTCTAAATAAaggtttatattttacttttttattttgctgtTAAGATGTTTGCACTTTAAAAGCTAACCCCATTATTTTGAAAGGTCTTGTGTAAAGACGTTTGTATGGCGGTAATGCTGTGCGTCCTTCAACTCATCTGTTTGAGTTTAGGAGTAGAAGATCAACATATTAATGTTTGTTACACAGGAGTCCACTGGCTCCGGGTGTTAGTGAGCGATGGAAACCAATCTTTGATACACTCGCTATTCATGTCTGGCTTTATTCCATCTCTTCTCctgcaccctcttttttttttgttgcgtcATGTGTCTTCATTTTATCCCGTTTCCCCTCCCACGTCCTCCCGTTAGTCATTCCACTAATCTTAACCTTCCATACACTTTCtcttattctccccccccccccccccccccccccccccccccccttgtattCTCCGTTCGGCCACTAGCTTTAGCCTTGAAAAAGGCTCTTTAGAGCTCTTTGAGTCCAGTTACGAGTGCATGGACCACAACTTGATGGGACTACTTCCTCGGGTGTCAGCGCTTAGCATTCGAGTGCTCGGCGCACCTTTGTGGTTTAACGTGCCTTGTATAACCCGAGCTCGGGTTGTGGTAAGGTGTGCAGCtccagaaaaatatatattttcatgtcAGGATCAAATGCAGTCATTTGAGTGCTCTTAATTTTCCATTATGTTGAAGCAGACTGAAATAGTACACGTATATCAGGTAGATCAAACTCATTAGAAATATAGACATCTCCGTACTAACTCCTAGTCACCATCTTTAAACCCTATAAAAATGTGCCACTCTTATACCTTTAACCCACCCCAAACATGCCCTTACCGCCCATTACCCTCACATTTAGCCATGAAAGTACGTTACCCAATACCGTCGCccattcctaaaccctaaaaatatccttccCACCCAAATATCCTTGCCCAGCCTAAAAACCCTTAGTATCTAAAATATCTTTACCTACTCTAagcacccttacccaccctaaaaaaataaaaccttACCACCCAATACGCTCACCTATCCGTAAAGACCACCTACTGCCCAATACCATTAGCCACCTCTAAACTCTATAAATAGCCTTACCACCCAGTACCCTTACACCCCCCATATCTTTGTAAATGTACACACTGCATAGTTAGCGTTTCGTGGTGAAGACCACGTTGTAACTGATTTCCCAAGAGTAACCTTTATTCCTGCATCATAGAATCGTCATTGATGAGACACAAATGCTGAATAGAGCAGTAACCAAAGTCATTAAAAACCAGCTGCTGGGCGGGAAATACATGCTCCTTGTTGGCAAAGCGTAGTCCTGCACGACATAAAACACcccagtgtgagtgtgcttccttcACCCCGAGTTTAACCTCTCTTCTTCCCCCACCTTGCTTGGCCAACACTCTAATCTTGAAACAAACAGACCGTCCTTTTCGTGAAAAAAgtttctgcgcccccccccccccccccccacccccaaaaaacacaatgttGTCAGCAAGGGTGCTTCTCTCCGCGCTAGCATGGGGAGTGATCCCTGTGCAGGGGTGTAGATACCctaggtgcagtagcaccagggtCCAAGGCTATGGGGGCGGTGGCAGGTCAGCCCAATTACGTGGCTCTTAATCTGCCTCGaagcatgtcccagtgaatgctgcttTGGACTCGGACTAGTGGGCCGCGGGTGGGACACCTTAGCTAGGCCCACGATAGGCGGTGTGGTCCATGTTGGTGACAGAGGAGACTTCCTGGGCGGCAGCTCATTTGtgaagcaggtgtagtggcaccggggCGACTTTGATGAGCTTTTCTAAAGGTGCACAGTTCTCGGAGACCGAGAGGTCCCTCGGGGTGGGAGTGAAGAGAGGGACAGAGAGCTAAATAAAGATGGGTCCTCACCGCCTACTTCCATGAAATGTGAATGTGCTGCTGGTTCACTAAATGCGAGAGGCTGCTTGGGGATAGCTGAGCGGGATGTGAGGGGCGACTTGAGACTTAGTGGCTACAGATTTGTTCTTTATGACGAGGTGTAAGGTTATCAGCAGACTTCTGGGAAAACTCGCTTTTAGTCGACACAATGTTTGATATACTAGTGGGATCCAATTGGGTTACCCATTACTTAAATCTATGCTTTAAAAGCACTTTTATCTTAAACTCGAAATCACTATGTAACGGCCTATGTTGAAGTGTTTAATACAATTTTAATATGGCCTACATATTCAGTGCTTTGTTAAAGGCTTGGACCTCGcagcactatacataagtcacaaTTTGCCTGCCAATTGTAATGCAACCCGTGGTCCCTCTAGCACTAGACTGCTTACGGGTTGCAAAACCTTGTCTACAATGGCCCCAGTTCACGAAAAGCTGCCATCCTCGCAGAGGTATTCAAATGTTCCCCTTCAGTGAAGGTGCCTATGATGCAAAATTACGACTAATAGAAAGTTGCCTGTTCTTCGCAAGGCCTCTGGCTGAGACGGTGCTAAGGATCCCAATCTCATTAGAGGGGTGTATGAAGCAGTGTTTCTTACGACGGCAGAGATTTGATGAGCATACGATACTTCCCAGCTTTTGATTGGTCAGGACTTTATTTGTAATGACTCCTTTCTAGGGTCCTTCcagtaacattttttttaatgcagtcttgAGGTGTGACAGGTCATGAAACGTGAGCATTTCTGAAGTCTGCATGCCTGAAAGCGGAGGACCAGGATCTTGAGATCCAGATCTAGGTATTGCAAGAGAACTTTACCCTGGATTGAGAGTGCCGAGAAAACAAAACCCTGTCTGAATAAGTGGTTTAATGATGGAGTATTGGCTTGTCTGAATTTACTGGTGTCGGGTCTGTGGATTCTCGATGCATGATAAAGTATTTCGCTTCCAGAGCTACTGACATTATTGCCAACTTGGGCGTTATTTGTTCTTTTCAGTCGAGCAGATCGAATCCATCCTACAGTAATAAGATATACAAACA
This portion of the Pleurodeles waltl isolate 20211129_DDA chromosome 12, aPleWal1.hap1.20221129, whole genome shotgun sequence genome encodes:
- the OAZ1 gene encoding LOW QUALITY PROTEIN: ornithine decarboxylase antizyme 1 (The sequence of the model RefSeq protein was modified relative to this genomic sequence to represent the inferred CDS: deleted 1 base in 1 codon), which produces MVKSSLQRILNSHCFAREKEGHKRTMPIMSIISTSSDSSMVSINCSSNLGPGPRWCSDVPHPPLKIPGGRGNSQWDHNLSANLFYSDNRLNVTEELTSNNRTRILNVQSKLTEAKLVNWRAVLNKNNLYIEIQPGALPEGSKDSFAVLLEFAEEQLQVDHVFICFHKNRDDRAALLRTFSFLGFEIVRPGHPLVPKRPDACFMAYTFERDSSEED